One window of the Streptomyces asoensis genome contains the following:
- a CDS encoding type I restriction endonuclease subunit R, producing MSESGPEYRYVEKPLIDQLTHPNMGWRHVRGAADAELQLEGEPVVRRRTFDNAVLEEILRRRLRKVNRRPDGTPWVDDMRAAHAISALTRGAASAGGGLVAANEAATHALLNGVDVPGFADWDGGRRQTVRFIDWERPENNDFLAVSQFRMTIPGSQGEVMIADLVLFVNGIPLVVIECKKLAAVGGEIKRAVQQLRRYANQTSNGVAPRGSELLFRTVQLTVASTGDKALLGTFTARLQDYVVWRDPYPLEVDEITSRSYNPDDVLFDAQKVLAAGVLHPVRLLDIVKNFVVFQDVEIAEGRTARVKIAPRYQQYRAVHKAVARLVRGETKAAHGREDKRGGIVWHTQGSGKSLTMVFLVRKLRSTPGLEHFKVVVVTDRKQLQEQLAETAALTGEKPDVVTRASDVPTVLGRHGAGLVFVMIQKQLDTDKARQKKTDSLAHDRMPGWGLVNSDEGILILVDEAHRSHGSGLHQNLMESLPNSARIGFTGTPIIMNRKKLTSTTFGEFIDKYRIEDAENDGAIVPIFYEGHIAKGAVTEAESLDEKLEDEFPELTDEQYDELQQRYATSAAVLSAHDMIQRKARHMLRHYVVGAMKEGFKAQVVAYSRGIAVRYREALLNARTELVAEVEKTSPQVLDRWLQKPEEDRTARQRLLVAAHAQLALLKAIDFVPVISADAEVDDKSWRAWTDESAQKKAIKSFRSPFPRPSDLTPTSRPVAFLIVRTMLLTGFDAPREQVMYLDRRMREAELLQAVARVNRTAEAKTAGYIVDYAGVSKALLEAMAAYAADEQEGMPRIDFKEEENKLERQCAALRHHFQLTNDLVDPDDTAAVHGLVSSLDDEPRRIEYRRLLREFLATLNLIMPRDAARPYQPAARLFLFVAKLAKQRFGEDTDAFDPAAYGHKVAELIDEHVKALGVERMIEPTRLTSDDFRTKVEQLPGARAKASMMKHAIRNHIELHFGENPVAFKKLRERLENILKKYATDWDEQLKAFDALAQEMTGASEGANSDLPDDVRNLTRLEQALYQQLTTVITDGVIGDGLRADFVSLAHQTVELALRHSVKHAFWTNPAAQHDFQREIWMLLVLNNHTGPEADNLASALRDIVDHNQKDLNRPHA from the coding sequence ATGTCCGAATCCGGCCCCGAATACCGCTACGTCGAGAAGCCTCTGATCGACCAGCTCACGCACCCCAATATGGGCTGGCGTCATGTTCGGGGTGCGGCGGACGCAGAGTTGCAGTTGGAGGGGGAGCCTGTCGTTCGTAGGCGGACCTTCGACAACGCGGTGCTGGAGGAGATTCTTCGGCGCCGCTTGCGCAAGGTGAACCGGCGGCCGGATGGGACCCCGTGGGTGGACGACATGCGGGCCGCTCACGCTATCTCCGCGCTGACTCGGGGTGCGGCCAGCGCCGGCGGCGGTCTCGTGGCGGCCAACGAAGCCGCAACGCATGCCCTGTTGAACGGCGTCGACGTGCCCGGGTTCGCGGACTGGGACGGCGGCCGACGCCAGACCGTCAGGTTCATCGACTGGGAGAGGCCGGAGAACAACGACTTCCTTGCGGTCTCCCAGTTCCGCATGACCATTCCCGGCAGCCAGGGCGAGGTGATGATCGCCGACTTGGTGTTGTTCGTGAACGGCATCCCACTGGTAGTAATCGAGTGCAAGAAGCTCGCCGCCGTCGGCGGTGAGATAAAGCGAGCCGTCCAGCAGCTGCGCCGCTACGCGAATCAGACGAGCAACGGCGTTGCGCCGCGAGGCAGTGAACTGCTCTTCCGGACGGTCCAGTTGACGGTGGCCAGCACGGGGGATAAGGCGCTGCTGGGCACCTTCACCGCTCGTTTGCAGGACTATGTAGTGTGGCGTGACCCGTACCCCCTTGAGGTGGACGAGATCACCTCCCGCAGCTATAACCCGGACGACGTCCTCTTCGATGCACAGAAGGTTCTCGCGGCCGGTGTCCTGCATCCCGTTCGCCTCCTCGACATTGTAAAGAACTTCGTCGTCTTCCAGGACGTGGAGATCGCAGAGGGGCGTACCGCCCGGGTGAAGATCGCTCCCCGCTATCAGCAGTACCGGGCTGTCCATAAGGCGGTTGCCCGGCTGGTGCGTGGTGAGACGAAGGCCGCACACGGCCGGGAGGACAAGCGCGGCGGCATCGTCTGGCACACCCAGGGCTCGGGTAAGTCCCTGACAATGGTGTTCCTGGTGCGCAAGCTACGTTCGACCCCGGGCCTGGAACACTTCAAGGTGGTCGTGGTCACCGACCGCAAGCAGCTGCAGGAGCAGCTCGCGGAGACTGCGGCTCTCACGGGGGAGAAGCCCGACGTCGTCACGCGCGCCTCCGATGTACCGACGGTGCTCGGGCGGCATGGGGCTGGGCTGGTCTTCGTGATGATCCAGAAGCAACTCGACACCGACAAGGCCCGCCAGAAGAAGACCGACTCTCTTGCTCATGACCGAATGCCGGGCTGGGGCCTCGTCAACAGCGACGAGGGCATCCTCATCCTGGTCGACGAGGCGCACCGCTCGCACGGTTCAGGGCTGCATCAAAACCTCATGGAGTCACTGCCCAACTCGGCCCGCATCGGCTTCACCGGCACACCAATCATCATGAACCGCAAGAAGCTGACCAGCACAACTTTTGGCGAGTTCATCGACAAGTACCGCATCGAGGACGCCGAGAACGACGGGGCGATCGTCCCGATCTTCTACGAAGGACACATCGCCAAAGGTGCGGTGACCGAAGCTGAGAGTCTGGACGAGAAGCTTGAGGACGAGTTCCCCGAGCTGACTGACGAGCAGTACGACGAACTCCAGCAGAGGTACGCGACGTCGGCAGCGGTTCTCAGCGCGCACGACATGATTCAGCGTAAGGCCAGGCACATGCTCCGGCATTACGTCGTGGGTGCTATGAAGGAGGGTTTCAAGGCCCAGGTGGTTGCCTACTCCCGGGGGATCGCGGTGCGCTACCGCGAGGCGCTACTCAACGCCAGAACAGAGCTGGTCGCCGAAGTCGAGAAGACCTCTCCACAGGTCCTGGACAGGTGGCTGCAGAAACCGGAGGAAGACCGGACCGCACGCCAGCGGCTCTTGGTCGCGGCCCACGCGCAGCTGGCCCTGCTCAAGGCCATCGACTTCGTGCCCGTCATCTCCGCAGACGCAGAGGTGGATGACAAGTCCTGGCGCGCGTGGACCGACGAGAGCGCACAGAAGAAGGCCATCAAGTCTTTCCGCAGCCCGTTTCCCAGGCCGTCGGATCTGACGCCGACCTCCCGGCCCGTGGCGTTTCTGATCGTACGGACCATGCTGCTCACCGGGTTCGACGCGCCACGCGAGCAGGTCATGTATCTGGACCGCAGGATGCGGGAGGCAGAACTGCTGCAGGCGGTGGCCCGGGTGAACCGGACGGCCGAGGCCAAGACAGCCGGATACATCGTGGACTACGCCGGCGTATCCAAGGCACTCCTTGAGGCGATGGCCGCCTACGCAGCCGACGAGCAGGAGGGCATGCCCAGGATCGACTTCAAGGAGGAGGAGAACAAGCTGGAACGACAGTGTGCTGCGCTGCGCCACCACTTCCAGCTGACCAACGACCTTGTCGACCCGGACGACACGGCTGCCGTGCATGGCCTCGTCAGCTCGCTGGACGACGAGCCGCGGCGCATCGAATACCGTCGTCTGCTCAGGGAGTTTCTCGCCACCCTGAACCTGATCATGCCGCGCGACGCCGCCCGTCCTTACCAGCCTGCTGCCCGCCTGTTCCTCTTCGTTGCGAAGCTCGCCAAGCAGCGTTTCGGTGAGGACACGGACGCCTTCGACCCCGCCGCGTACGGACACAAGGTCGCCGAGCTGATCGATGAACACGTCAAGGCCCTCGGCGTAGAACGCATGATAGAGCCGACCCGTCTCACCTCCGACGACTTCCGTACGAAGGTGGAACAGCTGCCCGGCGCCCGGGCCAAGGCGTCGATGATGAAGCACGCCATCCGCAACCACATCGAGCTGCACTTCGGGGAAAACCCCGTCGCCTTCAAGAAGTTGCGCGAACGGCTGGAGAACATCCTCAAGAAGTATGCGACCGACTGGGACGAGCAGCTGAAGGCATTCGATGCGCTTGCCCAGGAGATGACCGGCGCATCGGAAGGCGCGAATTCCGACCTGCCCGACGACGTCCGTAACCTCACCCGCCTGGAGCAGGCCCTCTACCAGCAACTGACCACGGTCATCACCGACGGGGTCATCGGCGATGGGTTGCGAGCCGACTTCGTGTCACTCGCCCACCAAACCGTGGAACTCGCCCTACGCCACAGCGTGAAGCACGCCTTCTGGACCAACCCCGCAGCCCAGCACGACTTTCAGCGGGAGATCTGGATGCTGCTCGTCCTGAACAACCACACCGGACCTGAGGCTGACAACCTAGCCAGCGCCCTGCGCGACATCGTGGACCACAACCAGAAGGACCTGAATCGCCCCCATGCATGA
- a CDS encoding ParA family protein, which yields MEGTPEAEDQLVGLFEVAEMAGVGRSAVANWRTRDKRFPVPVADLRSGPVFRASQIRRYLKQRKKHVAKAHVIATINLKGGVGKTTTTAGLAEFLSGEFNKRVLVIDLDPQTNLTTVLIGEKKWEELNDDGYTLATLFKDALRPEGEPPEFDLEKTLQCNVSPVNEVTKVDLLPSSLDLIDVQDRLASMSSGRFYSNNPTDLLRKAVWKIINDYDYVLVDCPPNLGIVTLNGLRISDGYIIPTIPDVLSTYGIPQIQRHVKAFADDNAQPITEIGIVVTKYRAASTVHRNTVLRLEADEELPEVLQTYIPERDAIAGSAEFVDRSTLRQKYGYQGEYKAFRSMTEEFIELVEEKA from the coding sequence ATGGAGGGCACACCCGAGGCGGAGGACCAGCTCGTTGGACTGTTCGAGGTGGCGGAGATGGCGGGGGTCGGCCGGTCGGCTGTCGCGAACTGGCGGACTCGCGACAAGCGCTTTCCTGTTCCTGTCGCAGACCTGCGTAGCGGTCCGGTCTTCCGGGCGAGTCAAATTCGGCGCTACCTCAAGCAGAGGAAGAAGCACGTGGCCAAAGCTCATGTCATCGCGACCATCAACCTAAAGGGCGGCGTCGGCAAAACCACCACCACGGCCGGACTCGCGGAATTCCTCTCGGGGGAGTTCAACAAGCGAGTCCTGGTCATTGACCTCGACCCGCAGACTAACTTGACGACGGTCCTGATCGGGGAGAAGAAGTGGGAGGAGCTCAACGACGACGGGTACACCCTGGCGACCCTTTTCAAGGACGCCCTCCGGCCCGAGGGGGAACCTCCGGAGTTCGATCTGGAGAAGACGCTCCAGTGCAACGTGTCTCCAGTGAACGAGGTAACCAAAGTGGATCTTCTTCCCTCCTCGCTGGACCTCATCGACGTCCAGGACCGCTTGGCTTCCATGTCGTCCGGGCGCTTCTACAGCAATAATCCGACCGATCTTCTGCGTAAGGCAGTTTGGAAGATCATCAATGACTACGACTACGTCCTCGTCGACTGTCCGCCGAACCTCGGCATCGTCACTTTGAATGGTTTGCGCATTTCTGACGGGTACATCATCCCGACGATTCCGGACGTTCTCTCGACGTACGGAATTCCTCAGATCCAGCGGCATGTCAAAGCGTTCGCTGACGACAATGCGCAACCGATCACGGAGATCGGTATCGTTGTGACGAAGTACAGGGCAGCTTCAACTGTGCACAGGAACACGGTGCTCAGGCTCGAAGCCGACGAGGAACTCCCTGAGGTGCTGCAGACATATATTCCCGAGCGAGACGCCATCGCCGGCTCGGCGGAGTTCGTCGACCGCAGTACTCTGCGGCAGAAGTACGGCTACCAAGGGGAGTACAAGGCCTTCCGTTCGATGACGGAGGAGTTCATCGAGCTGGTCGAGGAGAAGGCGTGA
- a CDS encoding M48 family metallopeptidase, giving the protein MHEAPAEPLNIGGLAIDVVSVPGRQSVRVTVERDATVVAAVPPDTDRTALEKLLRSRLTWLYTKVEERRHEAAERPDRRFLDGEGFYYLGRSYRLKTVTEASRPVALVEGRLRLREDRLACAADELITWYAERGQRWLPARVKPWAERMKAPMTDLVVRTLGYRWGSCSTSGAINIHWAVMQVPASLIDYVLVHELAHLHHANHSPEFWLTVSRVLPDFEARRQKLDEWGASIWLP; this is encoded by the coding sequence ATGCATGAAGCCCCGGCTGAGCCGCTGAACATCGGCGGCTTGGCCATCGATGTGGTGTCCGTACCCGGACGACAAAGCGTCAGGGTCACGGTGGAACGCGACGCCACCGTCGTCGCGGCCGTTCCGCCGGACACAGACCGAACCGCCCTGGAGAAACTGCTGCGTTCCCGCTTGACCTGGCTCTACACCAAAGTCGAAGAGCGGCGACACGAGGCTGCCGAACGCCCCGACCGACGCTTCCTCGATGGTGAAGGATTCTATTATCTGGGCAGAAGCTACCGCCTCAAGACGGTCACGGAAGCCTCCCGCCCTGTCGCGCTGGTGGAGGGCAGGCTGAGGCTGCGTGAAGACCGACTTGCCTGTGCGGCAGATGAGTTGATCACCTGGTACGCAGAGCGCGGTCAGCGTTGGCTACCGGCACGGGTGAAGCCATGGGCCGAGCGGATGAAGGCGCCCATGACAGATCTAGTCGTGCGTACCCTCGGCTACCGGTGGGGATCCTGCTCGACCAGCGGTGCTATCAACATCCACTGGGCGGTGATGCAAGTCCCCGCATCCCTGATCGACTACGTACTTGTCCACGAGCTGGCCCACCTGCACCACGCCAATCACTCCCCCGAGTTCTGGCTGACCGTCAGCCGGGTGCTGCCCGACTTCGAGGCCCGGCGCCAGAAGCTGGACGAATGGGGAGCAAGCATCTGGCTCCCTTGA